The Dunckerocampus dactyliophorus isolate RoL2022-P2 chromosome 14, RoL_Ddac_1.1, whole genome shotgun sequence genome includes the window ACAAATATATtctgcaaaaatatattaaaactaCATCTGACTAGCTAGTTATGCATGGACTAACAAAAACGTTGTTTATCTACTAACACGCGTTTCCATTTTCCAGAAGCTCAGCTGCTGTCTTGCATGGGCGAGAGCTTAATTCGCCATGCGTTGTGGTTAGTGTAGTTTTTCACGTGGGTATATTCGGgttaatatgtatttttatttgttttatgtgaCATATACGCTTAATATACGTTGTAATACAATTCACACACACGTGAAAAGACTTTCAAGCCGTTCGTGGTTGCGAAATCTGTGCCAAGTGGACTTTTAACATCACACGGACTGCAATTCCCAGAATGCAAAGGTGATTAAGCGTTTAATATAACGGGTTACGCAGTAAGGCCACCAGATGGCACTGCAGATTTCACTACGTAGTTATTTGGGTTGAACGTCATATGACCGGAACATACGTTTACGAGTGCTTTGGTAAGTTTGTATATTAATTCTGTGTTGTAATCAGGCTATATATTAACTTTATATTTCTAAAATGTAAGTCAAGCATGTTTATACCTGAGCAGAAATGCGATGTTTATAGTGCTCGCAAGAATTGAGCCCCAACGGAGTTTTGTAGCAAACCTACTTGCGTCCTGCTTTGTTGTTCAAAGTTGGATATAAATTTTGTTAGCTATTTTACCCAAATAAATATGGATGTACGTATGAGCGATTTCTAAACGGAATGGTTCTTTTTCTCAGTCTTCAGTGAAGACTCTTTACTGCAGATGTTAAGAGAACGACACGGAACATCGACAGGAAGTTGTGTGGAGATGTTAAGAGAACAACACGGAACGCGGCAGGAAGTTGTGTGGTGGTGGAGGAAGTAAATGGTGGCGGGAAACAAGTAGTTTGGCAAACGTAAGAGCAACGTTTCATATTGTACGTTTCCAAATGAGGTATAGGTTGTGTTATTATTTCGTCATAAAGTCGTGACTTAACAGCAGTACTTATTTGGCAGCTTTGCGGCGTGTGTCAGTCACGTGTTACGGTTTGCGTTGTGAAGAGAGTCAAAGGTGGCTTGAATTTCAAGGTGTTCTTATACTACAATGTAGCACACGGAATCAGTACTGTGCAGTTTAAAAGCAGATATTTATAGCAGATTTACTTTTAAGCAGATTTTTCATTGTGTGTAGTAGGGGTGTAACTgtacgccataatcacggttCAGTTCatataaaactgcttagctatttaaacagctttaatgactttttcaatACGAAACAaccgaaataaattaaaatatgcttatggcatacagaaaaattgacgGATGCAGGGGTCTACTTTGATTAATTTTCTGCTAATATGGCTAACAAGCCATTGTACATCAAAACATTGACATTTAAGTGTTATGGTgttgtgacaaagcaaatgatagatgcgttaattacgcaaaaaaaattcaacgtaattattgaaataaattagttaccgctgttGCGGCACTATTTCTGACACAGACAGACCCAATTTTTATTAAAAGTAAGTTCCTTATTGCCTGACGTGCAGCACAAACAGCTCCAGTTTGTATAGTCTTTCCCAATCTCTGCTGAACATTACCAGCACACTATTTTGTCTGTTTACGGATTTCACTGGGAGGGCGAAGTGGAGGAATTGGGAGACGTAAGAAGGGTTTCAAggtctggcttctccttggcacagTCGCTACCCATGACTGCACTGTATTTGCTTATTAAGTAGATGTgtgacacaagaaacacttcctgttcctTGCTTTTCATGTGTACCGAGTGGGAAATTGCCACGCATCTGTAGCGAATCAAAGGTTCCGTACTGAGAAATCTGGTTGCAAATGCATGTACTGTTGCGCCCCTGGCGTGTATCATTCCTTGTCATTATGATACGGTTTCAGATTGTGTTTGTAAAATCATAGCGTTATAGCCACAGGTAATCAAGGGTTTGCTGAAGTGATgcatttttaatgacatttgtcCCCTCTTCTTCATCAGGCTCGAACAGCCCAGGCATGAGTGGCGCACACCTGGATGAATGGCAGAGGAGGTCCTTTGACATTTCGTCTGGCAACTGTACACCTGAACAGACGGCCGATGCCTACCGGGCCCACATCCTCTCCATTCAGTATGCATGGGCAAGTTCCCACCTCTCAGATGCCGCCATGGACAGCCTGCTCAGGACCTATTCAGAGCGCTACGCTGCAGTGCTGGACTCGGATGACCCTCGCACGGGGCTTAACAACTATGCAGAGAGCGCGCTGCATCTGGCCCGTAATCAGAAGAACCACAGTGACAAATGGGAGTCGTCCCTCACCATGGAGAGCGTGCTGGAGTTGCCCTGCGTGCAGAAGATGATTCAAGCAAAGGCAGGGGGAGAAAGGTCCCTAGTGGCCACAGCAGATGTTAGCATATCTGTTGGACAAGAGAGCAGCAGCGGGAGCAGCTCCTTGCCTGCTTCTTCTGCTGCAGCCAGGTCAGAGAGCACCTCCCTCAGACTTATTTGGCCACCTCAGCCTAAAGTTGAGGTTAATAATACAGCCAGTGTTACTGTAGATAGCTCAGAAACCTCTGAAGGGATATCAGATAGTTTCTACTTATCTTCTCATCCAAGTGCCAGAGCTCAGCCTGTGTGTCGTCATCCCTCCTCGGGTCCTCAGAGCAACACGGGCCCTGCAGGCAGCAGCTATCAACCCTGCTTTTTCCCTAACTCCAATCCACCAAAGCGGAAACATTTTTACAACACCGATGCAGGGGATGATGGCCGGGGGCCACAAGCACAGGCAGACCCAAGACCTGGAAGCAACTTCAAATCGGCCCGTGAGCAGCTAATTGTGAATCAGCAGAAGAAACATTCCCGTCAAGCCCCAAGAGGCGCGACTTCCACCATGGCAGCGGCCGTGAAGAAGTCTCTGGGAGCCAACAGGCCTCGAGGGGCTTTTTCAAAATTTGTGTCACCTATGCCGCGGCAGGAAGAGGATGACGGCGGGGCGAGAGCCAGCTCCGATCAGGAACCTCAGATTTTGGATGAACGTCTTAAAAACTTTGAGCCAAAGATAGTGGAGTTGATCATGAGTGAGATTATGGACCACGGGCCTCCTGTGGTTTGGGAGGACATAGCAGGCCTGGAATTCGCGAAGACCACCATAAAGGAGATAGTTGTTTGGCCCATGTTGCGACCGGACATCTTTACAGGCCTCAGGGGTCCACCTAAAGGCATCCTGTTGTTTGGACCCCCGGGGACCGGAAAGACGTTGATCGGCAAATGCATCGCTTGCCAGTCAGGTGCCACCTTCTTCAGCATTAGTGCATCATCGCTCACATCCAAGTGGGTgggtgagggggaaaaaatggtgCGAGCGCTGTTTGCCATCGCCCGCTGTCACCAGCCCGCTGTGATTTTCATTGACGAGATTGACTCGCTGTTGTCCCAGCGCACAGATGGGGAGCATGACTCATCACGCAGGATCAAGACAGAGTTTCTGGTTCAGCTGGATGGCGCCGCCACAGCCGCTGAGGACCGCATCCTGGTGGTGGGGGCCACCAACCGACCCCAAGAGATAGACGAGGCTGCCCGCCGACGCCTAGCAAAGAGGTTGTACATCCCCCTTCCCGAGGGCTCTGCCCGGCAGCAGATAGTCACCAACCTCATGGCTCAAGAGAAGAACAGGCTGAGAGCGGAGGAGCTGGAAAGCATTGTGTCGGCCACAGAGGGCTTCTCTGGGGCAGACATGACTCAGCTGTGTCGCGAGGCGGCGCTAGGGCCCATTCGCAGCATTCAGCTCGATGACATAGCCACCATCACGGCAGATCAGGTTAGGCCAATCCTCTATGCTGACTTCCAAGATGCTCTGAGGATCGTGCGGCCGAGTGTGTCATCAAAGGACTTGGAGCTGTACGACGACTGGAATAAGACGTTTGGATGTGGTCGATGATGGCCTTATGAAGAAAGAAACACACCTTCTATACTTTGCTTATAATTAACActgatttttttgtgctttgtttttttctgtagtacgtaaaattaataaaagtgtttttactTCAAGTGTTTCTGTAACGAAATCAAATGTTTCCAGCCAAGACGTGTGAGTTGATTTGATTTTGAAGAAACCAATCTATTGAACAAATTGTTCAGCAAGTTCATCTGCAGTGTAGTGTGTCAACAGTTAAATGTGACGGAGCATGTTACTGCTCCAAAAGCTGCATGTGTTAATCATGTCCACGGAAATTGGGTAACAGAGTATCCTAAAAACTGGCTTCTTGCGTTCCTCTCTTCCTGTTATTGATGAAGACAGCAGtggacaaaacaggaaaaccaGTTACTGCAACACATCCTAGTGAGCAAGCGTTCCACAGTGTTTGTGTACTGACTCAAGAGAAGCCGTAAAGGGGGAAAATGTTAgttgctgtgattttttttttaatatatatagtCAGGAAGCGATAAAAGCAATCTCTTGTATTTGCTAATGACAGTTAAATATCCGCATTGACCAAAAGTAAACTTATATATTGACTGACAACCTCAATTATAGCTACATGAAATGATTCGGTACACTACTACCTTTACCTTGCTTCCTAGCTGCAGCTGTCAGTCGGCAGTTGCggcagagcagagtgaaacTACGCTGCCAGTGCCTACAAAAATAATATCTGGGAGTGAAAAAAGGAAATAGAGAAAGGGGAACGAAAAGGGTGTCAATAAATGACCAGTTTTTCTTTTGTCTCCTAGCCAGGCTAcagctagagcaggggtctcaaacttgtggCCCGcagagtcacattttgcggcccacgacttgtcttcaaagatgactGTAATACGGCCTGTGACAAGGCAATGTTACTCATAGtatgcacacatactgtaagcctacactgaactaacagtgagtgagtcacttaaaaaatgtggtaaaaaaaattccacccattttctataccgcttgtcttcatcagggccacgggtaagctggagcctatcccagctgaatgcagcaaaatataaattgaaattatttatttgattcaccctattactgtatcaagatgtTATTGTAAGCCATGTATCGcatgtcgtatcgtgaggtaccccgagattcccagccgtactcccaatacttgatgcggcccagcctcactcagactctacctccagcagcccccaagtaaattgtgtttgagacccctgagcTAGAGTGCTAAAATGTTGTGGTAGCCTACATCTCTcctttttaaccaacatttaatCAGCACAGTTAAATGTTTCgcatgtatttttaaatcagTTGTGCCGCCCCCATTTACCAGATTTGACAACAAATGAGTCAATAACAGCCTTGTCTCACCATAACTTTACCCTTCCCTGtcccagtgaagaaggtgagcaacactgtgttcaATGACATGTCATTAGCATCATTGCAGGGAGTCTGGgggaattacaaaaaaacccaaacttttatttttcaaacacaaattatttttccaatttaaactttattttcttgttggcaGATTTAAAAGTTAATGTACCGTAAAAGtaagtttttaaaaacatacacgtTAAAAACATTCTGgagttttacaattaaaattgCAGTGAGTAAAAGATGGCCTTCAGCACATTTGTTATCTTCTCTCAGTCAAATGGTGAATTGCATACTACGGTATATGCAGACTGTTGCATAGACAACTCATTAGCACTAAGTATTAACGCTGGTAGTACGGTATAACAATAAGAAGCAAGACATTTGCAAACCTTGGTGAGTTGGAGTTATGTAAAGCTCTTGTTGGGTCAGTTAAGGTTGTAAAGGTGTGGTGACAACACCTACCCgtgggggtgtccaaggtgattttttttcatggggcccagaattacTGGCGGCGCCCCCGACTGATAGGATTCCTGTTCAGTTTGTGGCTACCAATCTTAAGAAGGTGATGATGACCACAATTTGATGAAGCGCTTTGAGCTGAGAGCCACACTGGTCACACACACGCCACTCTGGAAGGGGACAATTATCGAGTGCACACACATGAAATGAAATTGTCATGTAATATTAATGAAATGATCTTTGCAAATCTGGAAGACCATGAAAAAagactttcatttatttttcatctttttgtcAAGTCCCTGATAAATATTTCAGACTTGTGTGGCTGGCCGCTGTATTTAAACTTTGTTGGTTTAGCCAGCAGCCAAAGTGGTCACACAACCCCCCAGTGGGCATCGCTGGGACTCCTCACAGCTGGACTGGGACAGATGCACAGAATTCCTCTGGCGCCGCCCGGGATCCGCTGAGtatggactccaaatgtgacataTGGTGTTAGCTTGTTTCTTAATTCCTGCTGTGACCGTGCAGCAGTCACAACCATAAACATACACTGAATTACATACCAATAAGACACATTTTGTTAACATCACAGGATTATATTTGGATAATACAAGAATCttgtttcagcaactttttgtaaaataaaatagaatcatttagaataataatacatcagtATAATAACCATCATTTTTTTacgtgtatattatatatatttaaatgaacCTTTCcattaatccctcatttattgcggttaattggttcccaaccagatgatgagtgaatttctatggtgtaggattccttgtttataaagtATTTCcgtagagcacagaaaaccagtttacaaccttctaaattcgttttttaacattattagaacccttcagacatgaaacaacaccctaCACGCACCTTAACACTCGTATAACAGAATATAGTTGATAAAAacgatatagtagatataaaaacagtagctcgtgttacagattattgtgcctgttgtgagataattcaaacctgcaataaaagcctgttgttccggcgatcaagtctggtgcttgtgtgtctcactgaacattacagtcacattactgacaccgagtgaccagagCAGAATATTACACTATATTATActctgaatgtgtcttctgaatgctttatgtattttatttcctttAGCCAATTtttaatgcttaatttaggaaaaaaacatgtacaatttgcttaaatatgcatatttcctactaataataggcttgatgatttattcattaatatataaatatgtatctATATTTAGTGTATTAATATAGTATTTAACATGATATAGTAATgttaatatatttgaaaaaacatgatatagtgaagccacgaaattcaagcggtgaaggattactgtattcattgACTGGCTGGGAAAAATATGCGAGAGTAGAATTTACTGCATTGCAAGCAAATTCAAGTCTGATATTTCACattgaaatatcactgcattttatatgttttatcctatttatttatgtatatttacgtaaccggatatgacgtttatgtCTGCGCTACGTGCGCTGCATAAGTTTTGTTGCTCAGTCTTGATGGACGTCATAAGACGAtggaaacatccgcatgctaatgAAGTATTTGAACAAGAGTCACtcataaaataacctcccagtATATTACATAtgtgaagtatggttattgaccatttatgttcatacatttaaaaaatagtaactaccacagcacgtagTGAAATGCATCAGCAATGCATATATTATACGAATAACTGACGAGTTTCCGCATATAGAAGCAGTCCAAATGAAAGTGTCTCACACTGTCTGCTCGTCATGGTTAAtgttggaaaataataataaatgatatataagtatatatatagctatatacagtagacgtccctacaacgtaaataatccgttccgagaacgtttacgttatagggtttttatgttatacgaagcgtaaaatacatgtacatagcttaatccgttccaagatcttcccaaactcacccctttggcccttcaaaatattcaaagtccaccaaatatggtgggaaaatataagaaaacgttagcataaacatagtagagtaacattccaaaataaggtatatataaaataaggtaataaataagattactgtaaatgaataaaactgaaaaacaaaaacaatcttaccgttcacgagatgtcttgatcaggagcacgcaagtggaggcaggagtaggaggaggaggaagaggaggaggactagcctgagtcaaaacacgactcaaagagtctaagagtcagctggtctcacagacaaacgcacacgcactacacgatcacttacacttggtttcgGGCCCACGATTACGGTAATTTTACGTTaagttaacacaaagaaaagtaaaaaaactaagaagagatttcaatgtgtgcgaactagtttaagggcgactacgaagaggaaggtaggttgaagggagaagcctgtctctcacacgaAGTCACggacgcgctgtataagtcagccaatgagatgagagcgtaggcggtgccccgataaccagccaatgagagcgtgaagcgtcagaaggcgtcaccaagtgtactctgttagtcatggaaaatgtttccctctctctgtcgcgcgtgctattcaaatcgaatttctgaacttgcaccgacttgacgctttacgttatatggaatttcttacgtaatacgatgcaaaaactttacataaattctttacgttcagtggaatttacataaaaggaggtttacgttatgcgaggtactactgtattataATCAGTGTTAGggaaatttttgaaaaatgatagttactttcccaaaaagtAACTGAATTAGTAACAGTACTCCTTCATAAACGTTCTGTTATATTAGTTACCTGGGAAAGTTATTATTaggtcatatttttaaaaaaccttcaaatatgtaaagTCATTTGGACTTGAAAAGCTTGCTGACTAGCTTTTTAGCTTCCTGGGTAGAAGTAGTGATCAATGGTGACTGAAGTGACATCGAGATTGTTTATCTAGGTTTCGGTGCGTAATAATGAACCACTTTCCACTGTTGGTAACGGCAACAGTATAGTAACGTTTGAAATGGTAATGAATTAGATTACCCGTTCCCTTGAAAACTCCCAACGCTGATTGTAATGAATACGATCAGTGCTTTTAGAGGCGCCAAGACTAAACTGAGGGGCCTGTGTACTGCCTTTGTGTGTTAGGatgccaaatatggttccttgccctACAAAGCGTGAGCTATCATGTAGTACAACTCAattaaatgtttgcatttttaatttaacattaaaaataacatcagTGAATCTCGTTGTTGTAGTTCAAGTGTGAAAACATGATTACTGGAATGGTCAGTTTTAAGACAATGTTGGTGACCTGAACCGAACACAAAATCAGTTTGCCTCTCTAAATCTgtagggctgttttttttgtgtctgttttctAACACAGTGACTAAAACCTGAAaccactttttttatttttatgaaaactCTACTTGTGAACAAGTGCGTCACCCTGTCAGAGTTGCATGTCGAGAAGCACGTTGGAAAAGGGTGAACAAATTTGCAGTGTCGACATTAATGTCTTCCTGTCCCTTTCCATTAATGGCACAGTGCCGTGAGTGAAACCCTCGATACAAGCATGTTTACACTGCAAAGGTATCGGATTTGTTGCAGTATATGGTGTAATATGCATTTGGGAACAGTGATAAATACAAACGCACAATAGTAAACGCTTTAACCAACAAAGATAAGTTCGGTACAAGCAAAAGGGATCCATGGATGCGTTCCAGGGGTTCTGTTTTTCATGATTTTGCGTGAAATGTGTGTTAACTTTGTGTACAGCCgttcctcgccactttgcagtttgaattttgcggcttctcactatcacgttttttcaaaaatatattaattaataaatcatgctgtttagtgGCTGAATACAgcctaatattagtcaaaaaatatgcatatcgaagcaaattgtacgcatttttttgcttaaattaagcattttccagcataaaatggctaaatgaactaaaatgcaaatataaggcgttcagaagaggcattcaaaaatgctttaaaagagatgtagtattctacactgatcactgcatgccagtaatgttactgtatcgTTCTGTGAGACTCACAAATGGCACACTTCATCtctgaaacaacaggcttttattgcaggtttgaatgatctcacaacaggcacaataatccctcataaaaatcccaaataaaaacacgagctactgctgcggctgtaacccacgccaagataaaactcaactctgaacccctgacgtcacttcctgtctgccactcagctccccgagggaacacatttgtatagtcttatttatgtcttaaatggcttatttctgttattatgtctactatagtgggttatttcatgactagagggctctaattatcccactcgtaaacaggttttctatgctatcaCTACGaaattatttgatttataaataaggactcctacattgaggaaattcacttatcatggaaccaattaactgcaataaatacATTACTCCATGTCATGCTGTATATATGGCACACAagtaattgatatgcccatAGAAATGTCTATTTCTGACACACGGCTCACCTCTCCAAACCTTCCTGCTAGTTGTCCTCCGATTTTGAATCAACATTTCCAATAAAAGCGATTGTTACTTAATTATTAGatgaattattagattagattcggcTCCAGAATCCTCCCCTTCTCTCCTCAACTGGCATTGTTTACGTGCGACACAGTCCGGGTTTAAACCCTAAATATGCATTACACACTTattgaacacatttaaagtatgaaatgtatagctactcaccactattgaataataatgtaagatgatggatgaacagatggaatcagagtcacggtgtagccgtTAGCCTGGTCGTCAAGCTACAGAAGGCATTTCTCCAAACTGTGTCTACAGGATCCACAATGTTAGACTGTTCTAATTCCCATTCGCGATCATATATCAACTAGTGTTCACCTCAGTGCAAGTTTTAAGGCCGGATTGACTGTCAAAGCTTCTTCCATAGCTTCTGAAGCATAACGACACAAACAGCGTGTCTCAcaaacatgtatgctgtacattttacctgtgttaTCATGTAATTATATAATGTGATGTGCTGTATATGTGTATTCTGTGGAAAAAGGCccatttccaaaaatatgtgAATCTGTGGGAATCCGCTGTATAAgatgttaatattattttaagatgaaTTTATGACATCATGTAAAGGAGTATTCGAAGCATGTAGCTGAAAGGGGAAGTGTGTAGCAGGGTCGGAGCTGGTTGCTGGATCGGCCCTCTCATGCAAATGTTCTCTCTACCCTGTTGGGTCCTAGTCAAGCGTGGGGGCTCAGTGCTGGCCACAGCTGCTTCCCGTTTCTGCTAAATCACACATCCACCATCTGCGCGATGCTGTCCCATCACAGCGCCATTTCTGAGTGGTCCTCCACGTGGCCCTCTGAGCCCCGCACTCTGTTACTGATGTCTGCTCCAGTGCCCGATCCTCTTTGCCCCAGTGCTGCCCTTGCTCTGTCCTCTGAGGACCAGCTTGTGGAGTCCTCAGATACTGGTGCtggcatactgtatgtctatataTCTCCTGGTGTGTGTCATGTAGGGGTTTCACACACACCTTTACGTGAGTGCTGctactttttattgtttcctaTTGACATACTTTCATGCTTGTATTCACGCCACACTCCATATGCatgtgtgtatacacacacacaatttttttgttagtttctttgtgatttattttagtttttgccTGAACTGTCAAGCAAATGCAACGTTGTCTCAcgtgtatgtattgtattgtgatATActctaagacaggggtgtccaaattgcggcccgggggccattttccacccgcggctgtgattttatcggcccgcagcacagtctaaaaatgtaacttaacaaggaaacttaaaaaacaacaccaacagcgacaaaaatgggaaaatcaatcaaaagtcaaattattaagagaagagttgtaatctagcaaggacaAAAAGCCAtactttcacaagaataaagtaatagtatgaggaaaaatgtcattttagtagcatgaagttgaaatatatatatataaatatatatgatatatataatatatcaaaatattaggagaagaaaatatacaagaggAAAGTGGAAGTATTTGGaagattatacaaaaaaaaacaacagcagaaattttaccagagtaaagtaaaaaatattaagaggaaaaaatagagaaaacagttgcacttttatgagaataaacttgtacaatgaggaaaaatttcattttagtaacaatgttgaaataaagaaaagatacgttgttgttttaaaagatatgatataatatataaagttacaattacaagaagaaaatttacaagaggaaagctgaaatgaaatacttggaaaataaaaaaataacagcagaaattgaaaaaacagctgtaattttatttgaataaagtcaaaatactaagaaaaaaagtcgtaatccaATGAAGAACAATtttcgcaattttacaagaataaacttgtattattatggaagatttttagtagcatttcaccgatattacaaaggtgaaatgcagttttgtcttgagcttcatatagcttcttagcatttctctatgtgttggtttactaaagatcaaagtggcccttgcttcctttcatttttcagtatgtggccctcgctggtaaAAGTATGGACACCCCAGCTGTAAGAGGAGGTCagttcatttattgaaaactgtCGCAGAAAATTGGAGACATGACCcagagcagaaaaaaaatgttattctttGCCACAATAATTGCAATAGTAcagtagtgtttttttaatgaattcacAAACGTTACATCAttttaatgtttcatttatGTTGTCTTAAGGATTTTTAggaaatgtttttgtcattcacTCCTTGACAAAAGCACCTAACACCTTTTTCTTTGAAAGATTGGCCACTctttttgtactgtatgtgaaatcCTCATCATTTTTTGCAAAGGTAATCAACTATTTTCTATATGTGCTTGGGAAACGTTATGCATGTGGGAATGCAAGGATGCACTCCCTGTCTTGGAGCAACTTGCTATATAACCAACAcatttctattgtttttttaaatcataagaatacaaataaatccaaCATTCTTCCCACTTAAAGAAAATATCCTTTATTGATATTTTGCCAGCCTGAACTcccaaaattgcactttttaaaaaaaatttgcccatcatccacaatctttatgtttCTCTTTATTGTGGTttccaaagatataaaaacagataaaaagagagctCACTACTGCACGTAaggggacacacctatgccgcctacaaagaccgcattaaaacgcctccaaaaacctcc containing:
- the fignl1 gene encoding fidgetin-like protein 1 isoform X1, whose amino-acid sequence is MTGTYVYECFGSNSPGMSGAHLDEWQRRSFDISSGNCTPEQTADAYRAHILSIQYAWASSHLSDAAMDSLLRTYSERYAAVLDSDDPRTGLNNYAESALHLARNQKNHSDKWESSLTMESVLELPCVQKMIQAKAGGERSLVATADVSISVGQESSSGSSSLPASSAAARSESTSLRLIWPPQPKVEVNNTASVTVDSSETSEGISDSFYLSSHPSARAQPVCRHPSSGPQSNTGPAGSSYQPCFFPNSNPPKRKHFYNTDAGDDGRGPQAQADPRPGSNFKSAREQLIVNQQKKHSRQAPRGATSTMAAAVKKSLGANRPRGAFSKFVSPMPRQEEDDGGARASSDQEPQILDERLKNFEPKIVELIMSEIMDHGPPVVWEDIAGLEFAKTTIKEIVVWPMLRPDIFTGLRGPPKGILLFGPPGTGKTLIGKCIACQSGATFFSISASSLTSKWVGEGEKMVRALFAIARCHQPAVIFIDEIDSLLSQRTDGEHDSSRRIKTEFLVQLDGAATAAEDRILVVGATNRPQEIDEAARRRLAKRLYIPLPEGSARQQIVTNLMAQEKNRLRAEELESIVSATEGFSGADMTQLCREAALGPIRSIQLDDIATITADQVRPILYADFQDALRIVRPSVSSKDLELYDDWNKTFGCGR
- the fignl1 gene encoding fidgetin-like protein 1 isoform X2 is translated as MSGAHLDEWQRRSFDISSGNCTPEQTADAYRAHILSIQYAWASSHLSDAAMDSLLRTYSERYAAVLDSDDPRTGLNNYAESALHLARNQKNHSDKWESSLTMESVLELPCVQKMIQAKAGGERSLVATADVSISVGQESSSGSSSLPASSAAARSESTSLRLIWPPQPKVEVNNTASVTVDSSETSEGISDSFYLSSHPSARAQPVCRHPSSGPQSNTGPAGSSYQPCFFPNSNPPKRKHFYNTDAGDDGRGPQAQADPRPGSNFKSAREQLIVNQQKKHSRQAPRGATSTMAAAVKKSLGANRPRGAFSKFVSPMPRQEEDDGGARASSDQEPQILDERLKNFEPKIVELIMSEIMDHGPPVVWEDIAGLEFAKTTIKEIVVWPMLRPDIFTGLRGPPKGILLFGPPGTGKTLIGKCIACQSGATFFSISASSLTSKWVGEGEKMVRALFAIARCHQPAVIFIDEIDSLLSQRTDGEHDSSRRIKTEFLVQLDGAATAAEDRILVVGATNRPQEIDEAARRRLAKRLYIPLPEGSARQQIVTNLMAQEKNRLRAEELESIVSATEGFSGADMTQLCREAALGPIRSIQLDDIATITADQVRPILYADFQDALRIVRPSVSSKDLELYDDWNKTFGCGR